DNA sequence from the Acidobacteriota bacterium genome:
AGCCGCCGGTGCTGCTTGCCGACGAACCGACCGGCAACCTGGATGCGGCTAGCGGCGAGCAGGTACTGGAACTGCTCGCCGGCCTCAGGCGCCGTCGAGGAACGACCATGGTGCTGGTGACGCATAACCCGGAGGTGGCGCGTCGCTGCGGCAGCGTGCTGCGTCTGGATGGGGGAAGGTTGACACCCGCCTAGAGGACTGCGTCGATAGACTGCAGGTAGAGGCTGGCGCGCAGCGCCGGGAGTAATGTCCGTGTTCGAGAAGTACAACGAGAAAGCGCGCCGGGCGCTCTTCTTCGCTCGCTACGAGGCGAGCAAGCTGGGTAGCCGCGTCATCGAGTCGGAGCACATTCTCCTCGGCATTCTCCGGGAGGGCGAGGATTCGATCACCGAGTTGCTCCAGCGGCTCGAGATCAAGCCGGAAGATCTCCGGCGCGAGATCGAGGGAGAGCGCGTGTTCGTCGAGCGCATCTCGTCGACCGCGGAGCTGCCGCTCTCGGAGGAATCGAAGAAGATCCTCGCGTATGCATCGCACGAAGCCGAGAGCATGGTCCACTCTTCGGTCGGTTCCGAGCACCTGCTGATCGGCGTGCTGCGGGTCGAAGGTTGTCTGGCGCAGCGCATCCTGGTTCAGTACGGGTTCGACGTCGCGACGGTGCGCGAGGAGGTGGCGCAGGTGGCGCGGGAGCGCGCCAACCGGCGTGGGAAACAGGAGTTGCCCTTCCTCAGCGAGTTCGGCCGCGACCTGACCGCGTTAGCCCAGCAGGATCAGTTCGACCCCCTCATCGGCCGTGACGAGGAGGTCGGACGGATCGTCCAGATCCTCGCCCGGCGCACGAAGAACAACCCGATCCTCCTCGGCGAGCCGGGAGTGGGCAAGACGGCGATCGTCGAGGGTCTGGCTCAGCGCGTCGTGCTGGGGCGGGTGCCGAGGTTCCTGGCGACCAAGCGCATCGTCGCCCTCGACCTGTCGTTGATCGTGGCCGGCACGAAGTACCGGGGTCAGTTCGAGGAACGTCTGAAGGGCATCCTCAAGGAGCTGGAGGAAGGCGAGGACATCCTCGTCTTCATCGACGAGATTCACGCCCTGGTCGGGGCGGGCTCGGCCGAAGGATCGCTCGACGCGGCGAACATCCTCAAACCGGCGCTGTCCAGGGGCGACATCGCCTGCATCGGCGCCACGACGCAGCGCGAGTACCGCCGCTACATCGAGAAGGACCGCTCCTTGCTGCGACGCTTCCAGGCGATCCAGGTCCAGCCGCCGACGGCCGACGAGACGTACGACATCCTGGTGGGGCTCAAGGAGCGCTACCAGGGTTTCCACAAGGTGGCCTACGACGACGGCGCTCTGCGGGCCGCGGTGGCCGGGTCGAACCGCTACATCCCCGACCGCTACCAGCCGGACAAGTCGATCGATGTGATGGACGAGGCCGGCGCCCGGGTCAAGCTGCGCCGGGTGAGAGATACACGGCAGACGCGCCAGCTCGAAACGGAGATCCGGCAGGTCGTGGCCGAGATGAAGGCGGCGGTTTCCGACAAGGACTTCGACCGCGCGGTCCGCTACCGGGAGCGCGAGATCGAGCTTCGGGAAGATTTGGAGAGCATGCAGCGGTTGCATGACCAGGGCGCCCATGATCTCGTCGTCACAGCGCAGGATGTGGAGGAGGTGATCGCCTCCTGGACCGGCGTGCCGGTGGCGGCTCTGCGCAGCGACGAGGCCGAGCGTCTGATGAACATGGAGGAGGCGCTGCGCAAGCGGATCGTGGGCCAGGAGCGGGCGATCCGCGCGATCAGCCGCGCCATCCGCAGGTCGCGGCTCGGCGTCTCCGATCCCCGGCGTCCGGTCGGTTCCTTCATCTTCCTGGGGCCCAGCGGCGTCGGCAAGACCGAGGTGGCGCGCCGCCTGGCCGAGTTCCTGTTCGGCAGTCAGAACGCGCTGCTCCGATTCGACATGAGCGAGTACATGGAGAAGTACGCGGCGTCCAAGCTGATCGGCTCTCCGCCGGGCTATGTCGGTTACGAGGAGGGCGGCCAGTTGACCGAGCGGGTGCGGCGCCAGCCATACTCCCTGATCCTCTTCGACGAGATCGAGAAGGCGCACCCGGACATCGCGGGCCTGCTGCTGCAGATCCTCGAGGAGGGGACCCTGACGGACGCCTACGGCAACCATGTCGACTTCCGCCACTCGCTCGTGCTCCTGACGTCGAACCTCGGGAGCAAGCTGGTGCTCAAGGGAGGCCGGATGGGCTTCGGCGGCTCCTCGGACGACGACTTCGCCGGGGTGCGAGAGGAGACGCTTGCCGAGCTTCAGCGGTCCTTCAGCCCCGAGTTCAT
Encoded proteins:
- a CDS encoding ATP-dependent Clp protease ATP-binding subunit encodes the protein MFEKYNEKARRALFFARYEASKLGSRVIESEHILLGILREGEDSITELLQRLEIKPEDLRREIEGERVFVERISSTAELPLSEESKKILAYASHEAESMVHSSVGSEHLLIGVLRVEGCLAQRILVQYGFDVATVREEVAQVARERANRRGKQELPFLSEFGRDLTALAQQDQFDPLIGRDEEVGRIVQILARRTKNNPILLGEPGVGKTAIVEGLAQRVVLGRVPRFLATKRIVALDLSLIVAGTKYRGQFEERLKGILKELEEGEDILVFIDEIHALVGAGSAEGSLDAANILKPALSRGDIACIGATTQREYRRYIEKDRSLLRRFQAIQVQPPTADETYDILVGLKERYQGFHKVAYDDGALRAAVAGSNRYIPDRYQPDKSIDVMDEAGARVKLRRVRDTRQTRQLETEIRQVVAEMKAAVSDKDFDRAVRYREREIELREDLESMQRLHDQGAHDLVVTAQDVEEVIASWTGVPVAALRSDEAERLMNMEEALRKRIVGQERAIRAISRAIRRSRLGVSDPRRPVGSFIFLGPSGVGKTEVARRLAEFLFGSQNALLRFDMSEYMEKYAASKLIGSPPGYVGYEEGGQLTERVRRQPYSLILFDEIEKAHPDIAGLLLQILEEGTLTDAYGNHVDFRHSLVLLTSNLGSKLVLKGGRMGFGGSSDDDFAGVREETLAELQRSFSPEFINRIDETIVFNPLGRDELRAIVDLLLSDVNETLAERGLAVDVTPAACEWLLEQAGIDPSTGARPLRRTIQRHVQDAVSDLLIQRTGARIHRIRVDLAPDQGPAANGEGSLAERELVLEEVTPQVVGDEVPAGATHSAAREEEPALAES